The Pseudomonadota bacterium genome contains a region encoding:
- a CDS encoding sulfite exporter TauE/SafE family protein, with product MLHETLSIFVLGTISGITVCSFSCLPFLGPFLLSTGQGFKDGVSSTALFIIGKIAAYTVLGCLAGLLGQVLAFESSGAMRFILGVPLIITGLSLPFIHKAGCGKCHGRSISFFGLGLITSLVPCPALTAVFALAAKDGSILNGALYGLSFGSGLIISPLLIIGGGLSVISSKIKLEAARIMPAIQVISCIIMVLLGTRILFTEA from the coding sequence ATGCTGCATGAAACTCTGTCTATTTTTGTTCTGGGTACGATCAGCGGAATAACTGTTTGCAGTTTTTCCTGTCTACCTTTTCTAGGTCCTTTTTTATTGAGCACTGGGCAAGGGTTTAAAGACGGAGTATCATCGACGGCACTTTTTATTATCGGCAAGATTGCGGCGTACACTGTTTTAGGGTGTCTGGCAGGTTTACTGGGGCAGGTCCTGGCTTTTGAATCATCTGGTGCAATGCGTTTTATTCTTGGTGTGCCGCTTATCATAACCGGTTTGTCACTGCCGTTTATACATAAAGCAGGATGTGGAAAGTGTCACGGCAGATCAATATCATTCTTCGGACTGGGCCTGATTACAAGTCTGGTACCTTGCCCCGCGCTTACCGCGGTATTTGCTCTGGCGGCGAAAGACGGCAGCATTCTTAATGGCGCCCTGTATGGATTGTCATTCGGTTCAGGGTTGATCATCTCGCCACTACTTATAATCGGCGGCGGGTTGTCAGTGATTTCTTCAAAAATTAAACTGGAAGCAGCCAGAATCATGCCGGCAATACAAGTCATCAGCTGTATAATAATGGTTCT